The following proteins come from a genomic window of Thermocrinis jamiesonii:
- a CDS encoding flagellar hook assembly protein FlgD — protein sequence MEVSLKPFAPKVLPPNYTPGVDSMSSEDFLKIYLETLRYQDPFQAQDLSKMLDDVVKLNQVRFFNDIRSFTEGIKALFNQSTLISSLSLVGKDVVFSVDEVSTLKEGKYTLLSSEDINDVVVKFMDGDTVVKELRMDLKKGLNELSLDGFPGGQFKVKIYKDGMEYPYVQVGLRGVIKAAAVINGELLFELADGSLLSPSKIIYIGGA from the coding sequence ATGGAAGTAAGCTTGAAACCATTCGCACCAAAGGTTTTGCCACCTAATTACACCCCTGGTGTAGATAGTATGAGCTCCGAAGATTTTCTAAAAATATATCTGGAGACGCTAAGATATCAGGATCCTTTCCAAGCACAGGACCTTTCAAAGATGTTAGACGATGTGGTCAAGTTAAACCAAGTTAGGTTTTTTAACGACATAAGATCTTTTACCGAAGGTATAAAGGCTCTCTTCAACCAATCTACCCTAATTTCCAGTCTTTCCCTAGTGGGTAAGGATGTTGTTTTTTCGGTTGATGAGGTTAGCACGCTAAAGGAAGGAAAATACACTCTTCTTTCTTCGGAAGATATAAACGATGTGGTCGTTAAGTTTATGGATGGAGATACGGTAGTGAAAGAGTTAAGGATGGACCTTAAAAAGGGTTTAAATGAACTCAGTTTGGATGGCTTTCCAGGAGGGCAGTTTAAAGTTAAGATATACAAAGACGGAATGGAATATCCTTACGTGCAAGTTGGCTTGAGGGGTGTTATAAAAGCTGCGGCAGTTATAAACGGAGAGCTTCTTTTTGAGCTTGCCGATGGTAGCTTACTAAG
- a CDS encoding AbrB/MazE/SpoVT family DNA-binding domain-containing protein: MARGLIALPSDIRKKLNPKEGNIVKVQVKNNRIILENEVGIYAIRGSIENASYVERSFA, encoded by the coding sequence ATGGCAAGGGGACTGATAGCTCTGCCGAGCGACATAAGAAAGAAACTAAACCCGAAAGAGGGAAACATAGTAAAGGTGCAGGTTAAAAACAATCGGATCATCTTAGAGAACGAAGTAGGGATATACGCCATAAGGGGAAGCATTGAAAATGCAAGCTATGTTGAAAGGAGCTTTGCCTAA